In Solanum stenotomum isolate F172 chromosome 6, ASM1918654v1, whole genome shotgun sequence, one DNA window encodes the following:
- the LOC125867808 gene encoding tRNA dimethylallyltransferase 9 isoform X2 gives MISTVGTGGVRISSYLRLPYTVETLLRRRCRLFTSCSASSTKEKVIVISGPTGAGKSKLALELAKRLNGEIISADSVQVYRGLDVGSAKPSFDERKEVVHHLVDILHPSEEYSVGQFFEDARQTTRDILDRGRVPIVAGGTGLYLRWFIYGRPDVPKASREIAAEVDSELASLQNDEDWNAGVQLLVKAGDSGAQSLPANDWYRLRRRLEIVKSTGSPPSAFEVPYNSFREQLVSGADGILSEAGWLLDVGLLPNSSCATRAIGYRQAMEYLLRCRENGGWSSAQDFYEFLSEFQKESRNFAKRQMTWFRNEQIYEWIDASKPLEKVLSFICDSYNSHDGHLQMPESLRMRKDIRNHRQAAELKTYRTINRHFIGHEDCVDVLDWIKKTYGQPTDSLC, from the exons ATGATAAGCACCGTCGGGACTGGTGGCGTTCGAATAAGCAGCTATCTCCGGCTGCCGTACACGGTGGAGACACTTCTCCGCCGCCGTTGCCGTCTCTTCACCTCCTGCTCTGCCTCCTCTACCAAAGAGAAAGTTATTGTCATTTCCGGACCTACCGGTGCCGGTAAAAGCAAGCTAGCATTAGAGCTCGCTAAGCGACTCAATGGTGAAATCATCAGTGCGGACTCTGTACAG GTGTATCGAGGGCTTGATGTCGGTTCAGCGAAGCCTTCCTTTGATGAACGAAAG GAAGTAGTACATCATCTGGTTGACATATTGCATCCATCCGAAG AGTATTCTGTTGGACAGTTTTTTGAGGATGCTAGGCAAACTACCAGAGATATCCTTGATAGGGGCCGTGTTCCAATAGTCGCGGGTGGTACTGGATTATATTTGCGATG GTTTATTTATGGGAGGCCAGATGTTCCAAAAGCCTCTCGAGAGATTGCTGCTGAAGTCGACTCAGAGCTTGCAAGTTTACAGAATGATGAAGACTGGAATGCTGGTGTTCAGTTGTTGGTTAAAGCTGGTGATTCTGGTGCccagtctttaccggcaaatgATTGGTATCGCTTGCGTCGCAGGCTTGAAATTGTTAAG TCTACTGGGTCACCTCCATCAGCTTTTGAAGTACCATATAATTCTTTTAGAGAACAGCTCGTATCAG GAGCAGATGGAATTCTATCTGAGGCAGGGTGGCTTCTTGATGTGGGTCTTTTGCCGAACTCGAGTTGTGCTACTCGAGCAATTGGTTACCGACAA GCAATGGAATACCTTCTAAGATGTAGGGAAAATGGAGGATGGAGTTCTGCTCAGGACTTCTATGAATTTTTATCTGAATTTCAGAAAGAATCACG AAATTTTGCAAAAAGGCAGATGACATGGTTTCGCAATGAACAGATTTATGAGTGGATAGATGCTTCTAAACCTTTG GAAAAGGTGCTTAGCTTCATATGCGATTCATATAACAGTCACGATGGCCATCTCCAGATGCCTGAGTCACTTCGTATGCGGAAAGATATAAGAAATCACCGTCAAGCTGCAGAATTGAAGACCTATCGTACAATAAACAG GCATTTCATTGGGCATGAAGATTGTGTGGATGTTCTGGACTGGATAAAGAAGACATATGGCCAACCGACTGACTCTCTTTGTTAA
- the LOC125867808 gene encoding tRNA dimethylallyltransferase 9 isoform X1 — protein sequence MISTVGTGGVRISSYLRLPYTVETLLRRRCRLFTSCSASSTKEKVIVISGPTGAGKSKLALELAKRLNGEIISADSVQVYRGLDVGSAKPSFDERKEVVHHLVDILHPSEEYSVGQFFEDARQTTRDILDRGRVPIVAGGTGLYLRWFIYGRPDVPKASREIAAEVDSELASLQNDEDWNAGVQLLVKAGDSGAQSLPANDWYRLRRRLEIVKSTGSPPSAFEVPYNSFREQLVSGQIDAADVKTSADKLQQNEIKDLDYDFLCYFLSTNRIDLYRSIDFRCEDMLLGADGILSEAGWLLDVGLLPNSSCATRAIGYRQAMEYLLRCRENGGWSSAQDFYEFLSEFQKESRNFAKRQMTWFRNEQIYEWIDASKPLEKVLSFICDSYNSHDGHLQMPESLRMRKDIRNHRQAAELKTYRTINRHFIGHEDCVDVLDWIKKTYGQPTDSLC from the exons ATGATAAGCACCGTCGGGACTGGTGGCGTTCGAATAAGCAGCTATCTCCGGCTGCCGTACACGGTGGAGACACTTCTCCGCCGCCGTTGCCGTCTCTTCACCTCCTGCTCTGCCTCCTCTACCAAAGAGAAAGTTATTGTCATTTCCGGACCTACCGGTGCCGGTAAAAGCAAGCTAGCATTAGAGCTCGCTAAGCGACTCAATGGTGAAATCATCAGTGCGGACTCTGTACAG GTGTATCGAGGGCTTGATGTCGGTTCAGCGAAGCCTTCCTTTGATGAACGAAAG GAAGTAGTACATCATCTGGTTGACATATTGCATCCATCCGAAG AGTATTCTGTTGGACAGTTTTTTGAGGATGCTAGGCAAACTACCAGAGATATCCTTGATAGGGGCCGTGTTCCAATAGTCGCGGGTGGTACTGGATTATATTTGCGATG GTTTATTTATGGGAGGCCAGATGTTCCAAAAGCCTCTCGAGAGATTGCTGCTGAAGTCGACTCAGAGCTTGCAAGTTTACAGAATGATGAAGACTGGAATGCTGGTGTTCAGTTGTTGGTTAAAGCTGGTGATTCTGGTGCccagtctttaccggcaaatgATTGGTATCGCTTGCGTCGCAGGCTTGAAATTGTTAAG TCTACTGGGTCACCTCCATCAGCTTTTGAAGTACCATATAATTCTTTTAGAGAACAGCTCGTATCAGGTCAAATAGATGCTGCTGATGTCAAGACTTCTGCTGACAAATTGCAGCAGAATGAAATAAAGGATTTGGATTAtgattttctttgttatttccTTTCCACCAATAGGATAGATCTCTATAGATCAATTGATTTTCGGTGTGAAGATATGCTCTTAG GAGCAGATGGAATTCTATCTGAGGCAGGGTGGCTTCTTGATGTGGGTCTTTTGCCGAACTCGAGTTGTGCTACTCGAGCAATTGGTTACCGACAA GCAATGGAATACCTTCTAAGATGTAGGGAAAATGGAGGATGGAGTTCTGCTCAGGACTTCTATGAATTTTTATCTGAATTTCAGAAAGAATCACG AAATTTTGCAAAAAGGCAGATGACATGGTTTCGCAATGAACAGATTTATGAGTGGATAGATGCTTCTAAACCTTTG GAAAAGGTGCTTAGCTTCATATGCGATTCATATAACAGTCACGATGGCCATCTCCAGATGCCTGAGTCACTTCGTATGCGGAAAGATATAAGAAATCACCGTCAAGCTGCAGAATTGAAGACCTATCGTACAATAAACAG GCATTTCATTGGGCATGAAGATTGTGTGGATGTTCTGGACTGGATAAAGAAGACATATGGCCAACCGACTGACTCTCTTTGTTAA